The following proteins are co-located in the Pedobacter frigiditerrae genome:
- a CDS encoding TonB-dependent receptor, whose translation MRFSLLIILGIFCLCTSTYAQTPATTPTTGTIKGIVRDTAHNYVLKSATVSIYRADSSVLNYQLSNNYGEFKFTNVPIGQILRIDVSNVGYETFRQKITIPKGETLLDLKTLIINPRNETLKEVVISIPPITYNNDTLEINAAAFKLDSNATVEDLLKKVPNITVWGDGIITVNGKEVKSLLVNGKQFFDGDNKVTLQNIPKNALEKIQIFNNADRNNPLDSNLVANLKLKKGKDRSYFGKIGLGYGTDNHYQLDGNINFTTPKLQLAIIGATNDVNKTPNDINTLVRNSTFKGTGTSVEYQPDFRQAGINKGTVAGAKMSYNFTPDSKEWNNKSSLSADYYFKNIESINNSQNQNITTLSSNNKIYSFSENTSVNNSESHRQNSQFNYFKKNHQIDISETFSTDNSNSVQTNIRNASDNNNQTTSTNNGSSTNNTENQNFNLRANYSYNNYNNWKQRFKGFTLGYNLSMNNRNNDRNEITEFRDLLTPALKRDFNRNYQTNTKSFNQNINLAIRDLKSLFFGNKNLSNFNGEFTAKLDIDNNKNKNQVSDLNGSTYLTNDYLSNNLQTNQAIFTPGLSISKSFYKNLSNRYNKNLSFRLAAAQQLSYQDNKSIKSFQNINRNYNNFVPTASISYSNYQYGTHQTSISLNYNTQVIIPTVNQLAPLTDSTNLYNLQRGNINLTEAKTKSLNLSIYRYDMRNKNTLNFSANASIGLTEDAIIDSSFIDARNRRNNYLANADGTKYARLYGDVRKSLKFKSSELKFGYTTSFNVNRTPNYLNGVFNFSNNTSTENKISTNYTFKDKFALEGSQSIGTSSSKQKSLNTAYKNTTLTSALSANYNFTKKLSLNSNVSFNNNNPSVGETVNFTIWNAEANYRFTKGNNIELKLSALDLLKQNRAIFNFAGTNTFTTSTRNVLQQYFMVTLSYYPRKFGNNTAVKK comes from the coding sequence ATGCGCTTCTCTCTCTTAATAATCTTAGGCATATTTTGCCTATGCACCTCTACATACGCTCAAACACCTGCTACCACACCTACAACAGGAACTATCAAAGGAATAGTTCGCGATACGGCACATAATTATGTTTTAAAGTCTGCCACAGTATCTATTTATCGTGCTGATAGTTCTGTCTTAAACTATCAATTGAGCAATAACTATGGTGAATTTAAATTTACAAATGTGCCAATTGGGCAAATCTTACGAATAGATGTAAGTAATGTAGGTTATGAAACTTTTCGTCAAAAAATAACAATCCCGAAAGGCGAAACCTTACTTGATTTAAAAACTTTGATCATAAATCCTAGAAATGAAACTTTGAAAGAGGTAGTGATCAGCATCCCTCCCATTACCTACAACAACGATACCTTAGAAATAAATGCAGCCGCTTTTAAATTAGACTCCAATGCCACTGTTGAAGATTTGCTTAAAAAAGTACCGAATATTACTGTTTGGGGCGATGGAATTATTACCGTTAATGGTAAGGAAGTTAAAAGTTTATTGGTAAATGGCAAACAGTTTTTTGATGGAGATAATAAAGTAACCTTACAAAACATACCAAAAAATGCATTGGAGAAAATCCAGATATTTAATAATGCAGATCGAAATAATCCATTAGACAGTAACCTGGTTGCTAACCTAAAACTAAAAAAGGGAAAAGACAGGTCGTACTTTGGAAAGATAGGCCTTGGGTATGGAACTGATAATCATTATCAGCTTGATGGAAACATTAACTTTACCACGCCTAAACTACAACTTGCAATTATTGGAGCCACAAATGATGTAAACAAAACACCAAACGACATTAATACATTAGTTCGAAACAGTACTTTTAAAGGAACAGGTACAAGTGTAGAATATCAACCAGATTTTAGGCAAGCAGGTATTAATAAGGGAACTGTAGCTGGTGCCAAAATGAGTTATAATTTTACACCCGATAGCAAGGAATGGAATAATAAGAGTTCGTTAAGTGCAGATTACTATTTTAAGAATATAGAATCAATTAATAATTCCCAAAATCAGAATATCACTACACTTTCAAGTAATAATAAGATATACTCTTTTTCAGAAAATACGTCTGTTAACAATAGTGAAAGTCATCGTCAAAATTCACAGTTCAATTACTTTAAGAAAAATCATCAAATTGATATTAGCGAAACTTTTAGTACAGATAACAGCAACAGTGTACAAACCAATATTAGAAACGCTTCTGATAACAACAACCAAACAACCAGTACAAATAACGGAAGCAGCACAAATAATACCGAAAATCAGAATTTCAATTTAAGAGCAAATTACAGTTACAACAACTATAATAACTGGAAGCAAAGGTTTAAAGGCTTTACCTTAGGCTATAACCTTTCAATGAATAATAGAAATAACGATAGAAATGAAATTACCGAATTTAGAGATTTGTTAACCCCTGCGTTAAAAAGAGATTTTAATAGAAACTATCAAACGAACACTAAAAGTTTTAATCAGAATATCAATTTAGCAATCCGTGATTTAAAGTCGTTATTTTTTGGCAATAAAAACTTATCAAACTTTAATGGCGAGTTTACAGCGAAGCTTGATATAGATAACAATAAAAACAAAAATCAGGTTTCAGATTTAAATGGAAGCACCTATTTAACAAACGATTACCTCTCTAATAATCTACAAACCAATCAGGCGATATTTACACCTGGACTTTCCATATCTAAAAGCTTCTACAAGAATTTGAGCAATCGCTATAATAAAAATTTAAGCTTTAGATTAGCGGCCGCTCAACAATTGAGCTATCAAGACAATAAATCGATAAAGAGCTTTCAAAACATCAATAGAAATTACAACAATTTCGTTCCTACGGCTAGTATTTCCTATTCTAATTACCAATATGGCACACATCAAACAAGTATATCATTAAACTATAATACACAAGTTATTATCCCTACCGTTAATCAATTAGCACCATTAACAGACAGTACCAATTTATATAATTTACAAAGAGGAAACATTAATCTTACTGAAGCAAAAACCAAGTCGCTAAACTTAAGTATTTACAGATATGATATGCGAAATAAGAATACGCTAAACTTTAGTGCAAACGCTTCAATTGGTTTAACTGAAGATGCAATTATTGATAGCTCATTTATTGATGCCAGAAATAGGAGAAACAACTATTTGGCAAATGCCGATGGAACTAAATACGCTCGTTTATACGGAGATGTACGTAAATCTTTAAAGTTTAAATCCTCAGAGCTGAAATTTGGGTATACCACTAGTTTTAATGTTAACCGAACACCCAACTATTTAAATGGAGTTTTTAACTTCTCTAACAATACTTCAACTGAAAACAAAATCTCAACTAACTATACTTTCAAAGATAAATTTGCATTAGAAGGTAGCCAGAGCATCGGAACAAGCTCATCAAAGCAAAAATCATTAAATACTGCTTATAAAAACACAACCCTTACCTCTGCATTAAGTGCTAATTATAATTTCACCAAGAAGCTTTCTTTGAATAGTAACGTAAGTTTTAATAATAACAATCCTTCTGTTGGTGAAACTGTAAACTTTACCATTTGGAATGCAGAAGCAAATTATCGTTTCACTAAAGGCAATAATATTGAGCTTAAATTATCTGCATTAGATTTATTGAAACAAAACAGGGCTATATTTAACTTTGCAGGAACCAATACATTTACAACTTCTACCAGAAATGTTTTGCAACAATACTTTATGGTAACACTATCTTACTATCCTCGCAAGTTTGGAAACAATACAGCAGTTAAAAAGTAG
- a CDS encoding ferritin-like domain-containing protein, with translation MNIVNILEEIEKVDGEIYERLSPRRAAMKDFFNVGKKISLAALPLALGSMFQKAYGQSNPTNVNEVLNFALTLEYLEYHFYNHALTNSTIAFPTPASNAAITTIRNHELAHVNLLKGALGAAAVTPFVDADFDFTGAATFGTAFADVFSNYATFLKVATAFEDTGVRAYKGQAPVLKGMPVLTTALQIHSVEARHASHLRQMAAAAGLPLKPWISNITNGNDTGISQVDAVYAGEQNTMIAGVEITGINGTAVTKTQAAESFDEFLTGSAVKTIANIFIKTRKLS, from the coding sequence ATGAATATTGTAAATATATTAGAAGAAATAGAAAAAGTTGATGGTGAAATCTATGAAAGATTAAGTCCACGCAGAGCGGCGATGAAAGATTTTTTTAACGTTGGCAAAAAAATCTCTTTAGCTGCATTGCCTTTAGCTTTAGGTTCAATGTTTCAAAAAGCTTACGGACAGTCGAACCCAACTAACGTTAATGAAGTTTTAAATTTTGCTTTAACATTAGAGTACTTAGAGTATCATTTTTATAACCACGCTTTAACAAATTCTACTATTGCATTCCCAACTCCAGCATCAAATGCTGCTATTACTACTATTCGTAACCACGAGTTGGCACACGTAAACTTATTAAAAGGCGCTTTAGGTGCAGCAGCAGTTACGCCTTTTGTAGATGCCGATTTTGATTTTACTGGAGCAGCCACTTTTGGAACAGCTTTCGCGGATGTTTTTAGTAATTATGCAACATTCTTAAAAGTAGCTACTGCTTTTGAGGATACAGGTGTTAGAGCATATAAAGGACAAGCGCCAGTATTAAAAGGAATGCCAGTTTTAACTACTGCATTGCAAATTCACTCGGTAGAGGCTCGTCACGCATCACATTTACGTCAAATGGCTGCGGCAGCTGGTCTGCCATTAAAACCTTGGATATCTAACATCACAAATGGTAATGATACAGGAATTTCTCAAGTAGATGCAGTTTACGCAGGTGAGCAAAATACAATGATTGCTGGTGTTGAAATTACTGGAATTAATGGAACTGCAGTTACAAAAACTCAAGCGGCAGAATCGTTTGATGAGTTTTTAACAGGTTCAGCAGTAAAAACCATTGCAAACATTTTTATCAAAACAAGAAAATTGTCATAG
- a CDS encoding ferritin-like domain-containing protein, whose amino-acid sequence MENLNEKEQDVMLKESSILDAKLERRSFLQFAGAGAAIVALTAAGCRKDRPITPASGVTLDFKDDFGVLNYAYALEQLEAAFYVQVASAPPSAFTQVQKNYFQDVQFHEIAHREFFKKALGTAAIGSLSVDFSSIDFTSATSVLAAAQAFEDLGVAAYNGAGVRLKDTGYLVIAGQIVSVEARHAAWVRDQISNGTFADLASLSALGADNANGLDGALTPDKVLAIAGKYVKTKINVINL is encoded by the coding sequence ATGGAAAATTTAAACGAAAAAGAACAAGATGTGATGCTTAAAGAAAGCAGCATTTTGGATGCTAAACTAGAGCGCCGCTCTTTCTTGCAATTTGCAGGAGCAGGCGCTGCAATTGTTGCCTTAACTGCAGCAGGTTGTAGAAAAGATAGGCCAATTACACCTGCAAGTGGTGTAACACTAGATTTTAAAGACGATTTTGGTGTATTGAATTATGCCTATGCATTAGAGCAACTAGAAGCTGCATTTTATGTTCAAGTAGCATCAGCACCACCATCTGCTTTTACTCAGGTTCAAAAAAACTATTTCCAAGATGTACAATTTCATGAAATTGCACATAGAGAATTCTTTAAAAAAGCTTTAGGTACAGCTGCAATTGGTAGTTTATCGGTAGATTTTTCGAGTATAGATTTTACAAGTGCTACAAGTGTGTTAGCTGCAGCTCAAGCGTTTGAAGATTTAGGTGTTGCTGCTTATAATGGAGCAGGCGTTAGGTTAAAAGATACAGGTTATTTAGTAATTGCCGGACAGATTGTTTCTGTAGAGGCTCGTCACGCTGCTTGGGTTAGGGATCAAATCTCAAATGGAACTTTTGCCGATCTAGCTAGTTTATCTGCCCTTGGTGCAGACAATGCTAACGGACTAGATGGTGCATTAACACCAGATAAAGTTTTGGCGATAGCTGGCAAGTATGTTAAAACCAAAATCAATGTTATTAACCTTTAA
- a CDS encoding LytTR family DNA-binding domain-containing protein, which yields MLTLTVNILVRFWQWNKYFLIPPFFDKLSQIKMTAVLNAIIVDDEEFARSSLYFLLQENCDQVNILGIAKSVAEARTLLNAHQIDLIFLDIAMPGENGFELIPQAQIANATVIFTTAYDQYALKAIKANALDYLLKPIDIDDLKEAVVKAEKYINLSKAGNNRNESLKNLATDLADRTAIKKITLPSGQGYRLVDIDDIIHIEADSNYSVFHLTNLEKIAVSKVLKDYEEILPENRFVRIHKSSIVNLKYIKEYNSKNGLQVILNNGDAINVSRRRASDFFDKIKNYTDFQSEN from the coding sequence ATGCTTACACTTACGGTAAATATTTTAGTTCGGTTTTGGCAATGGAATAAATATTTCTTAATACCTCCATTTTTTGATAAATTGAGCCAAATAAAAATGACAGCTGTGTTAAATGCCATTATTGTAGACGACGAAGAATTTGCCCGCTCTTCTCTTTATTTTTTATTACAGGAAAATTGTGATCAAGTAAACATACTTGGCATTGCAAAATCTGTAGCAGAAGCCCGTACACTTTTAAATGCACATCAAATAGATTTAATCTTTTTAGACATTGCAATGCCAGGCGAAAATGGTTTTGAACTTATTCCACAAGCACAAATTGCCAATGCCACTGTAATTTTCACAACCGCTTACGACCAATATGCCCTCAAAGCAATTAAGGCAAACGCATTAGATTACCTGTTAAAACCAATTGATATTGACGATCTAAAGGAAGCTGTTGTAAAAGCAGAAAAGTACATTAACCTAAGTAAAGCAGGTAACAACAGGAATGAAAGCTTAAAAAACTTAGCTACAGACCTAGCTGATAGAACTGCTATTAAAAAAATAACCTTACCAAGTGGCCAAGGGTACAGACTAGTAGATATTGATGACATCATACACATTGAGGCTGACAGCAATTATTCTGTTTTTCATTTAACCAACTTAGAAAAGATTGCTGTTTCTAAAGTATTGAAGGATTATGAAGAAATTTTACCAGAGAATAGGTTTGTAAGGATTCATAAATCGAGTATTGTAAACCTTAAATACATCAAAGAATACAATTCTAAAAATGGCTTACAGGTAATATTAAACAATGGAGATGCCATAAACGTTTCTCGTAGAAGAGCCAGTGATTTTTTCGATAAAATAAAGAACTACACCGATTTTCAAAGTGAGAATTAA
- a CDS encoding two-component regulator propeller domain-containing protein, translating into MRIKFPYLFFCLSAFIFVSVLKSNAQTAYLPHYTTKNGLPSNNCYYTLQDKKGFIWVATDAGVSRFDGAVFENFSVDDGLPDNQVLQLREDSKGRIWFLSLNGQLSYYYNGKIYNPDNDKQLKQLNFNAVIVSFLEDSKGRIWFGTNKNIIGVWDGKSLIKYSSPTLEKQYANAFINEDKQGNIWAYSTTATFLYIKSNFVLVEDKLLPLSYKTLTRKDQTVYFLDNTGLNIKNGSETELILKINPELLNNSPGYLYVDKESIWLSNNSGVYAIGFDGKVNQLLKDVDVNQVIKDHNRNIWFTTKNGIYRLPEAKERLYILNKADGLSNDVIKSVTKDENGKIWMGVGNGINILNPHTKAVQKINLPDPKKYNLIKQLTFDKKNQTIFFSSDYGLGYLSTNNPSPARISYLKETNNSVYVVKNFSIDTGSKLALSLSSGVVIINDRFKKFEFSSLNYVENKDYFKDRSYRVYYDHFQNLWFSNTNGLTEFGKGLLKKYYQQNSLLTKRINDIKQLDNNIIALATDGYGIVFIQNGKIIKQLKQKDGLNNNIINRLFVQNNFLWAISNTGVNRISVNQNQFIISSFDYANELLSDDLNDIYIDTDTAYFATNNGLVYFAHSQKSQQTKAPNTYISSVSVNKELLDLSFSSFTLKPEERNITFNYSAIDFKNKKIVYRYRLKDDENWSETRNRRLELSSLEPGEYCFEVSAKSQDSQWSAPAKIKFVIEKHFWQTWWFLIIMMVIGAYLLYIITVRITKRQKNKEQEQLLLKNKILMLEQQALQAMMNPHFVFNVMNSIQHYINTQNTSSANKVLTGFAKLIRKNLEICTKSYINLEEEIEYLNLYLSLEKYRFGEKFIYSINVDQQIDKEETQIPSMLLQPYIENAIWHGIMPKEEGGEVQINIDQKDEDYLWIKIIDNGVGIKNSLLAKNSAHQSKGMNLTQERINLLNKIEAKPIQLFIEQNGNSGTTITILVPLS; encoded by the coding sequence GTGAGAATTAAATTTCCATACCTATTTTTTTGTTTATCGGCATTCATTTTTGTTTCGGTATTAAAAAGTAATGCTCAAACTGCATATCTTCCACATTATACTACCAAAAATGGCTTACCCAGTAATAATTGTTATTACACCTTACAAGACAAAAAAGGTTTTATTTGGGTGGCCACCGATGCTGGCGTAAGTAGGTTTGATGGTGCCGTTTTTGAGAATTTTTCTGTTGATGATGGCTTGCCTGATAATCAGGTTTTACAATTACGGGAAGATAGCAAGGGAAGAATCTGGTTTTTATCATTAAACGGACAGCTAAGCTATTATTACAATGGAAAAATTTACAATCCAGATAACGATAAACAGCTCAAACAATTAAATTTTAATGCGGTTATTGTTTCATTTCTAGAAGACAGTAAGGGTCGCATTTGGTTTGGCACTAATAAAAACATTATTGGTGTATGGGACGGAAAATCATTAATCAAATACAGTTCGCCTACTTTAGAGAAGCAATATGCAAATGCCTTTATCAATGAAGATAAACAAGGAAACATTTGGGCTTATAGTACAACTGCAACCTTTTTATACATTAAAAGTAATTTTGTTTTAGTTGAGGATAAACTATTACCCTTATCCTACAAAACCTTAACAAGAAAAGATCAAACTGTTTATTTTCTAGATAACACAGGATTAAACATTAAAAATGGAAGTGAAACAGAGTTGATATTGAAGATCAATCCAGAGCTATTGAACAATAGTCCAGGTTATTTATATGTGGATAAAGAATCTATTTGGTTGAGCAACAATAGCGGCGTTTACGCAATTGGTTTTGATGGAAAAGTAAATCAATTATTAAAGGACGTAGATGTTAACCAAGTAATCAAAGACCATAATAGAAATATTTGGTTTACTACGAAAAATGGAATTTATCGTCTGCCAGAAGCCAAGGAACGATTGTACATTTTAAATAAAGCAGACGGTTTAAGTAACGATGTAATTAAAAGTGTTACTAAAGATGAGAATGGAAAAATATGGATGGGGGTTGGAAATGGTATTAACATTTTAAATCCTCATACTAAAGCCGTTCAAAAAATAAACCTCCCAGACCCAAAAAAATACAACCTCATTAAACAACTAACATTCGATAAAAAGAACCAAACCATTTTCTTTTCATCAGATTACGGATTGGGTTATCTTTCAACTAACAACCCATCTCCTGCTCGCATTAGCTACTTAAAAGAGACCAATAATTCTGTTTATGTAGTTAAAAATTTTAGCATCGATACAGGATCTAAACTTGCTCTTTCCTTATCATCTGGGGTTGTTATCATTAATGATAGATTTAAAAAATTCGAATTTTCTTCCTTAAATTATGTAGAGAACAAAGACTATTTTAAAGACCGTTCCTACCGTGTTTATTATGATCATTTCCAAAATTTATGGTTCTCCAATACCAATGGTTTAACTGAATTTGGAAAAGGCCTTTTAAAGAAATACTATCAACAAAACAGTTTATTAACCAAAAGAATTAATGACATAAAGCAATTAGACAATAACATCATCGCATTAGCAACAGATGGCTATGGCATTGTTTTCATTCAAAATGGCAAAATCATTAAGCAGCTTAAGCAAAAAGATGGCTTAAATAATAACATCATTAACCGACTTTTTGTGCAGAATAATTTTTTATGGGCAATTAGTAATACAGGTGTCAATCGAATATCTGTCAATCAAAATCAATTTATCATTAGCTCCTTTGATTATGCGAATGAGTTATTATCTGACGATCTAAATGATATTTATATAGATACCGACACTGCTTATTTTGCAACCAATAACGGATTGGTTTATTTTGCTCATAGTCAGAAATCACAGCAAACAAAGGCACCAAATACTTATATCTCATCTGTAAGTGTTAACAAAGAGCTTTTAGATTTAAGTTTTTCAAGTTTTACGCTAAAACCAGAAGAAAGAAACATCACTTTTAATTATAGTGCAATTGATTTTAAGAACAAAAAAATCGTTTATCGTTATCGTTTAAAAGATGATGAAAACTGGTCGGAAACTAGAAACAGGCGATTAGAACTTTCGTCATTAGAACCAGGTGAGTATTGTTTTGAAGTTTCGGCCAAAAGCCAAGATAGCCAGTGGAGTGCCCCAGCTAAAATTAAGTTTGTTATAGAAAAACATTTTTGGCAAACTTGGTGGTTTTTAATCATAATGATGGTTATTGGTGCTTATTTATTATATATCATAACCGTTCGTATTACCAAAAGGCAAAAAAACAAGGAACAAGAACAGTTACTTCTTAAAAATAAAATCCTGATGTTAGAGCAACAGGCATTGCAAGCCATGATGAATCCTCATTTTGTATTTAACGTGATGAATTCCATCCAGCATTACATCAATACACAAAACACCTCATCGGCAAATAAGGTATTAACGGGCTTCGCAAAGCTGATTAGAAAAAACCTAGAAATCTGCACCAAGAGTTACATTAACTTGGAAGAGGAAATTGAATATTTGAATCTTTACCTAAGTCTAGAGAAATATCGTTTCGGAGAAAAATTCATTTATAGCATTAATGTTGACCAGCAAATTGACAAGGAAGAGACTCAAATTCCATCAATGTTATTGCAACCCTATATAGAAAATGCCATTTGGCATGGTATCATGCCTAAGGAAGAAGGTGGCGAAGTACAAATCAATATCGATCAAAAAGATGAAGATTATTTATGGATTAAAATCATTGATAATGGTGTTGGAATTAAGAATTCGTTACTAGCTAAAAATTCTGCCCACCAAAGTAAAGGGATGAATTTAACACAAGAAAGAATTAATTTATTGAATAAAATTGAAGCAAAACCAATACAACTGTTTATAGAACAGAACGGAAATAGTGGTACAACGATCACTATTTTAGTTCCATTGAGCTAG
- a CDS encoding GNAT family N-acetyltransferase — protein sequence MKIVPVKDKKSKQEFLNVVESIYQNDKNWIRPLDNDIEKVFDVNSNPFFKHGQCTRWILKDNNNKTIGRVAAFINEKKAHNYEVPTGGMGFFECINNKEAALLLFDTAKNWLQEKGMKAMEGPINFGENDTFWGLLVEGFTPPSYGMNYHLPYYQQFFVDYGFITAYEQLTNHINLTIPFPARFTKIANWVAAKPDYSFEHFKKANAEKYINDLMEIYNDGWQDFENFVPIKKETLTESFKQMEVIMDENLIWFAYANGEPAAFVVIIPDANQMIRGLNGKLGLLEKLKFAYKRWIGVKRMRAIVMGTKTKFQKLGLESALFIKLGEYVLPKNQYVELELSWVGDFNEKMIAIHEATGATFGKRHLTMRKGF from the coding sequence ATGAAGATTGTACCAGTTAAGGATAAAAAAAGTAAGCAAGAATTTTTAAATGTTGTAGAATCAATCTACCAAAACGATAAAAATTGGATCCGTCCGTTAGATAATGATATCGAAAAGGTTTTTGATGTAAATAGTAATCCTTTTTTTAAACATGGTCAATGCACAAGGTGGATATTAAAAGACAACAATAATAAAACCATTGGCAGGGTTGCTGCATTTATTAATGAGAAAAAAGCCCATAATTATGAAGTGCCAACTGGCGGAATGGGTTTTTTCGAATGTATAAATAATAAAGAAGCCGCTCTTTTACTTTTCGATACTGCTAAAAACTGGTTGCAAGAGAAAGGCATGAAAGCAATGGAAGGTCCAATTAACTTTGGAGAAAATGATACCTTCTGGGGATTATTGGTAGAGGGTTTTACGCCCCCATCTTACGGGATGAATTATCATTTACCTTATTATCAGCAATTCTTTGTAGACTATGGTTTTATAACAGCTTATGAGCAGTTAACTAACCACATTAACCTTACCATTCCTTTCCCAGCCAGATTTACCAAAATAGCCAATTGGGTAGCTGCTAAACCAGATTATAGTTTCGAGCATTTCAAAAAAGCAAATGCCGAAAAGTACATTAATGATTTGATGGAAATTTATAATGATGGCTGGCAAGATTTCGAAAACTTTGTTCCCATTAAAAAAGAAACATTAACAGAAAGCTTCAAACAAATGGAAGTTATTATGGACGAGAACCTGATTTGGTTTGCCTACGCCAACGGCGAACCTGCAGCTTTCGTGGTAATTATTCCAGATGCCAACCAAATGATCAGGGGACTTAATGGTAAGCTAGGCTTGTTAGAGAAGTTAAAGTTTGCCTACAAACGTTGGATTGGCGTAAAACGAATGCGTGCTATTGTGATGGGGACAAAAACTAAATTCCAAAAACTTGGACTAGAATCTGCTCTATTCATAAAATTAGGAGAATATGTTTTACCTAAAAACCAATATGTAGAACTAGAGCTATCTTGGGTAGGCGATTTTAACGAAAAAATGATTGCTATACATGAAGCAACGGGTGCCACTTTTGGAAAGCGACACCTAACCATGCGTAAAGGTTTTTAA
- a CDS encoding helix-turn-helix transcriptional regulator, protein MSIIGKNSNIGKNIRVLRQKKGWSQGEVAKRLKISIPAFSKIESGITDINISRLNQIANLFEVSTLEIIARDGMNFGPGSTIEVRLLKEKLADQEDEIIKLQKKVIELYEEIRNYALH, encoded by the coding sequence ATGAGCATCATTGGCAAAAACAGCAATATTGGGAAAAATATAAGGGTACTGCGTCAAAAAAAAGGCTGGAGCCAAGGAGAGGTGGCAAAACGTTTAAAAATTTCCATACCTGCCTTCTCAAAGATAGAAAGCGGCATTACTGATATAAACATCTCTAGGTTAAACCAAATTGCCAATCTGTTTGAAGTTTCCACCTTAGAAATAATTGCTAGGGACGGTATGAATTTCGGACCAGGAAGCACCATAGAAGTCAGGTTGCTAAAAGAAAAGCTTGCCGATCAAGAAGACGAGATTATCAAACTTCAGAAAAAGGTAATTGAATTATATGAGGAAATAAGGAATTACGCCCTACATTAA